The following coding sequences are from one Burkholderia stabilis window:
- a CDS encoding DOPA 4,5-dioxygenase family protein, whose translation MAALDPTAIDSWHAHVYFDADSRDAAWAFRQIVDERFGAIIELGRFHERPVGPHPAWSYQIAFDAARFDEIVPWLVLNHGALDIFLHPNTRDELRDHRDCAVWIGKSYALNLDALAG comes from the coding sequence ATGGCTGCCCTCGACCCCACCGCCATCGACAGTTGGCACGCACACGTCTATTTCGACGCGGACAGCCGCGACGCGGCCTGGGCGTTTCGCCAGATCGTCGACGAGCGGTTCGGCGCGATCATCGAACTCGGCCGCTTTCACGAACGCCCGGTCGGCCCGCATCCGGCGTGGTCGTACCAGATCGCGTTCGACGCCGCGCGATTCGACGAAATCGTGCCGTGGCTCGTGCTGAACCACGGCGCGCTCGACATCTTCCTGCATCCGAATACGCGCGACGAGCTGCGCGACCATCGCGATTGCGCGGTGTGGATCGGCAAGTCGTATGCGCTGAATCTCGACGCGCTGGCCGGATAA